One genomic window of Devosia salina includes the following:
- a CDS encoding ABC transporter ATP-binding protein, with amino-acid sequence MASVEFKNVTKSFGDFKAVSDVNFDIGDGEFVCLLGPSGCGKTTSLRMMAGLETPTSGQILIGGEEVTHLHPKDRNIAMVFQDYALYPHMNLADNIAYPLKVRGEAVASRHGRAREVADVLKIGHLMDRLPSQISGGQQQRTSLARALVYPAKVYLFDEPLSNLDAKLRLEARGFLNHLQRDMGMTAVYVTHDQAEAMALATRIAVMDQGKIVQYASPIEIYRRPATTFVANFVGNPPMNLVEVEGTQVDGQLALKGEGLTMAGLPMTDAIGKALANSSKLTLGVRPEHLSLTAAGAINSISAPLFANENMGPESLVTIDRGEGARVTARIFTDDHLDVSDQVSLSFSAEHVHLFDAAGKRIPAVGE; translated from the coding sequence ATGGCATCTGTTGAATTCAAAAACGTCACCAAGAGCTTTGGCGACTTCAAGGCCGTCTCTGACGTCAATTTCGATATTGGCGATGGTGAGTTCGTCTGCCTGCTCGGGCCCTCGGGCTGCGGCAAGACCACCTCTCTGCGCATGATGGCGGGGCTCGAAACGCCGACCTCCGGCCAGATCCTGATCGGCGGCGAGGAGGTAACGCATCTCCACCCCAAGGACCGCAACATCGCCATGGTGTTCCAGGATTATGCGCTCTATCCGCATATGAACCTGGCCGACAACATCGCCTATCCGCTCAAGGTGCGCGGCGAAGCCGTCGCCAGCCGCCATGGGCGCGCCCGCGAGGTCGCCGACGTGCTCAAGATCGGCCATCTCATGGATCGCCTGCCCAGCCAGATCTCGGGCGGCCAGCAGCAGCGCACCTCGCTCGCCCGCGCCCTGGTTTATCCGGCCAAGGTCTATCTCTTCGACGAACCGCTCTCCAACCTCGATGCCAAGCTGCGCCTGGAAGCCCGCGGTTTCCTCAACCACTTGCAGCGCGACATGGGGATGACGGCGGTCTATGTGACCCATGACCAGGCCGAGGCCATGGCGCTCGCCACCCGCATTGCGGTGATGGATCAGGGCAAGATTGTCCAATACGCTTCGCCCATCGAAATCTATCGTCGCCCGGCCACCACCTTCGTCGCCAATTTCGTGGGCAATCCGCCGATGAACCTGGTCGAGGTCGAGGGCACACAGGTCGATGGACAGCTGGCGCTCAAGGGCGAAGGGCTGACCATGGCCGGCCTGCCCATGACCGATGCGATCGGCAAGGCACTGGCAAATAGTTCGAAACTGACGCTTGGCGTCCGGCCCGAGCATCTCTCGCTCACGGCGGCCGGTGCGATCAACTCCATCAGCGCCCCGCTCTTTGCCAATGAAAACATGGGCCCGGAAAGCCTGGTCACCATCGATCGTGGCGAAGGCGCCCGCGTCACCGCCCGCATCTTTACCGACGACCACCTGGACGTCTCCGACCAGGTGAGCCTGAGCTTTTCGGCCGAGCACGTGCATCTGTTCGACGCGGCCGGCAAGCGCATCCCCGCCGTTGGGGAGTGA
- a CDS encoding carbohydrate ABC transporter permease: MTTEPITTRPKRKSRNFALLSNRAGAAFMLPAGLLVSVFVIVPFFWVIFVSFTNRTLIGKTALNPDFVGLGNYLALFDPATFFQRGQFGFSLILTTQFVLASALIGQALLGLLLAWLIQTVPPWIKRITETFVIAAWILPEVVIGFAWFAFLDRDNGTLNALLTGLGLPQGDFLLQQPFWVIVVFNTWRGAAFSMMLFNSAFSSIPPSYFQAADVAGASSWQKFRDIGLPLIRGHIVTDLILITMWTFNTFTPFLLTNGGPSYRTELVSIYNYRVAFQDFQFGKGAAVGVIMMLINLAFALVYLRLGRKKAPKS; this comes from the coding sequence ATGACCACCGAACCCATCACCACGCGGCCCAAGCGCAAGTCGCGCAACTTCGCGCTCCTGTCCAATCGAGCCGGCGCAGCCTTCATGCTGCCGGCCGGACTTCTGGTATCGGTCTTCGTCATCGTCCCGTTCTTCTGGGTGATCTTTGTCTCCTTCACCAACCGGACGCTGATCGGCAAGACCGCGCTCAATCCCGACTTTGTCGGCCTGGGCAATTACCTGGCCCTATTCGACCCGGCGACCTTCTTCCAGCGCGGCCAGTTCGGTTTTTCGCTGATCCTGACCACGCAATTCGTGCTGGCCTCGGCGCTGATCGGCCAGGCCCTGCTCGGCCTTCTGCTGGCCTGGCTGATCCAGACCGTGCCACCCTGGATCAAGCGCATCACCGAAACCTTCGTCATCGCTGCCTGGATCCTGCCCGAAGTGGTCATCGGTTTTGCCTGGTTCGCCTTTCTCGATCGCGACAATGGTACGCTCAATGCGCTGCTCACCGGCCTCGGCCTGCCGCAGGGCGATTTCCTGCTGCAGCAGCCCTTCTGGGTCATCGTGGTGTTCAACACCTGGCGCGGCGCGGCCTTCTCGATGATGCTGTTCAACTCGGCGTTTTCGTCCATTCCACCGAGCTATTTCCAGGCCGCGGACGTGGCCGGCGCCTCCAGCTGGCAGAAATTCCGCGATATCGGCCTGCCGCTCATTCGCGGCCATATCGTCACCGATCTCATCCTCATCACCATGTGGACCTTCAACACGTTCACGCCGTTCCTTTTGACCAATGGCGGGCCGAGCTACCGGACGGAGCTGGTGTCGATCTACAATTACCGCGTCGCCTTCCAGGACTTCCAGTTCGGCAAGGGCGCCGCCGTGGGCGTCATCATGATGCTGATCAACCTGGCCTTTGCGCTCGTCTATCTGCGCCTGGGCCGCAAGAAGGCCCCGAAGTCCTGA
- a CDS encoding carbohydrate ABC transporter permease, whose protein sequence is MNLTLPAFVGRIAFSALAALIGAVFALPLLWFLFAPFNAQAEMGLALPDPWTLSNFVTVFGNSYAVQALWNSFIQATGGVILVGAAATLAAYALSRSSVPGKGAVTYILLLFSSVVSGSAAMVPIFLIISAAGIMDTHIAVILTFAGGLLPTAMFILRDFIDSIPKSYEESAMVAGASPVQAFFDVALPVIRPGIVVVVVWAFVNIWGSFLIPFILLRSSDNMPASVAIYSFYSEAGTPIVTLLAAYSLIYSLPVVALYLFVSWKFGFRFFGGIKA, encoded by the coding sequence ATGAACCTGACCCTGCCCGCCTTTGTCGGCCGCATCGCCTTCTCCGCCCTTGCCGCGCTGATCGGTGCCGTCTTCGCCCTGCCGCTCCTGTGGTTCCTGTTTGCGCCGTTCAACGCGCAGGCCGAGATGGGGCTGGCGCTGCCCGACCCCTGGACGCTGAGCAATTTCGTCACCGTGTTCGGCAATTCCTATGCCGTGCAGGCGCTGTGGAACAGCTTCATCCAGGCCACCGGCGGCGTCATCCTGGTCGGCGCCGCGGCGACGCTGGCCGCCTATGCCCTGTCGCGCTCCTCGGTGCCGGGCAAGGGTGCGGTCACCTATATCCTGCTGCTGTTTTCCTCGGTGGTTTCGGGATCGGCAGCGATGGTGCCGATCTTCCTCATCATCTCGGCCGCCGGCATCATGGATACCCATATCGCGGTCATTCTCACCTTCGCCGGCGGGTTGCTGCCCACCGCCATGTTCATCCTGCGTGACTTCATCGATTCCATTCCCAAGTCGTATGAGGAAAGCGCCATGGTGGCGGGCGCCTCGCCGGTGCAGGCCTTTTTCGACGTGGCCCTGCCGGTCATCCGGCCTGGCATCGTGGTCGTGGTCGTCTGGGCCTTCGTCAATATCTGGGGCTCGTTCCTGATCCCCTTCATCCTCCTCCGTAGCTCGGACAACATGCCGGCTTCGGTGGCCATCTATTCCTTCTATTCGGAGGCGGGCACGCCCATCGTCACGCTGCTGGCCGCCTATTCGCTCATCTACTCCCTGCCCGTCGTGGCGCTCTATCTCTTCGTCAGCTGGAAGTTCGGCTTCCGGTTCTTCGGCGGCATCAAGGCTTGA
- a CDS encoding extracellular solute-binding protein, whose product MKNRIRALALGLIGASAVAVPAFAVDLDITCRCVIGGVNSATAQWLEEQVIPAFEAANPDINVTLNQFGGEDAQLTQQLALDFSTGAGPDISAFDGFLIPAFAEGGQLKSLDDLIGEDYANWEGWDHISPGIRSIMSYDGETYGIGLGTDVRMIFVRKDLLEQAGIAADWQPKSWDDVLDAARKLKEAGIEAPLQLNAGVAMGEATTMQGYWMALLGTGEGVTDENGKFVVESQGILDVLNLYKTIYVDEGLGDQRAQLLADGRNRSFANFRDGKTAMLVEGDWFYRSVTAPGSEFEVADRDNVMSWVKMPAEEPGAAIRGQDFVSISGGTGFVINPNTDTPMEAWKLLSFMMSKEQMTAFQDYQPGIRSRSDVPIPNNPFLTETSQTLLPLTTARPNNPNYNAVSQEIQRMTEAVVSGELSPEDAMAQYKAAVIGIVGEENTVSLL is encoded by the coding sequence ATGAAGAATCGTATTCGCGCACTTGCGCTTGGCCTGATCGGCGCTTCTGCCGTGGCCGTTCCGGCCTTTGCCGTTGACCTGGACATTACCTGCCGCTGCGTCATCGGCGGCGTGAACAGCGCCACGGCCCAGTGGCTTGAAGAACAGGTCATTCCGGCCTTCGAGGCCGCCAATCCCGACATCAATGTCACGCTGAACCAGTTCGGTGGCGAGGATGCCCAGCTCACCCAGCAGCTGGCCCTCGACTTCTCGACCGGCGCCGGCCCCGACATCTCCGCTTTCGACGGCTTCCTCATCCCGGCCTTTGCCGAGGGTGGCCAGCTCAAGTCGCTCGACGACCTGATCGGCGAGGACTACGCCAATTGGGAAGGCTGGGATCATATCTCGCCCGGCATCCGCTCGATCATGTCCTATGACGGGGAAACCTATGGCATTGGCCTGGGCACCGACGTGCGCATGATCTTCGTGCGCAAGGACCTGCTCGAACAGGCCGGCATCGCAGCCGACTGGCAGCCCAAGTCCTGGGACGACGTGCTCGATGCGGCCCGCAAGCTCAAGGAAGCCGGGATCGAAGCCCCGCTGCAGCTCAATGCCGGCGTTGCCATGGGCGAAGCCACGACCATGCAGGGCTATTGGATGGCGCTGCTCGGCACTGGTGAAGGCGTCACCGACGAGAACGGCAAGTTCGTCGTCGAAAGCCAGGGCATCCTGGACGTGCTCAACCTCTACAAGACCATCTATGTCGATGAAGGTCTGGGCGACCAGCGTGCGCAGCTGCTGGCCGATGGCCGCAACCGGTCCTTCGCCAATTTCCGCGACGGCAAGACCGCCATGCTGGTCGAGGGCGACTGGTTCTACCGCTCGGTCACCGCACCGGGTTCGGAATTCGAGGTCGCCGACCGCGACAATGTCATGAGCTGGGTCAAGATGCCGGCCGAAGAGCCCGGCGCCGCCATTCGCGGCCAGGACTTCGTCTCGATCTCGGGCGGCACCGGCTTCGTGATCAACCCGAACACCGACACGCCGATGGAAGCCTGGAAGCTGCTCTCCTTCATGATGAGCAAGGAACAGATGACGGCCTTCCAGGACTACCAGCCGGGCATCCGTTCGCGCTCGGACGTGCCGATCCCGAACAACCCGTTCCTGACCGAAACCAGCCAGACGCTGCTGCCCCTGACCACGGCGCGTCCGAACAACCCGAACTACAACGCGGTGTCGCAGGAAATCCAGCGCATGACCGAAGCGGTGGTGTCGGGTGAACTGTCGCCGGAAGACGCCATGGCCCAGTACAAGGCCGCGGTGATCGGCATTGTCGGTGAAGAAAACACCGTCAGCCTGCTCTAG
- a CDS encoding LacI family DNA-binding transcriptional regulator: MSEGAGVSRGRATAEMVAERAKVSRVAVSRAFNPHTSLKPEKRELILRIAQELNYTPDRAARALVSGRTHLVGVIVPDVCSNWESQEIDALTTALQAEGFATLLFKTRTDYSMDEQLLAYMRGFNPDSVIAFVENVKPKTLTRFLDRAVPIYVDYPLAGEAEAPESGPLFDRLNILQHDGIDQAVALLQGYGVRRIAYLSGLDKSRASIARETTLRQVMAERGMAAPIVIQGDFGYDAAFQSTIDLFRVGEGADAIFAANDVSAFGALDALKHELNLRVPQDVSVVGFDDIAQSHWKSYNLTTVKFDLEARVRALVRLILRRLNNPQAPGLEETLNTRLVVRGTVG; this comes from the coding sequence GTGTCGGAGGGTGCCGGAGTGTCGCGGGGCAGGGCGACGGCCGAGATGGTTGCTGAGCGCGCCAAGGTGTCACGCGTTGCGGTCTCGCGCGCCTTCAACCCACACACCTCGCTCAAGCCGGAAAAGCGCGAACTGATCCTCAGGATCGCGCAGGAATTGAACTACACGCCGGACCGCGCAGCGCGGGCGCTGGTGAGCGGCCGCACCCACCTGGTCGGCGTCATCGTGCCCGATGTGTGCAGCAATTGGGAAAGTCAGGAAATCGACGCTCTGACCACCGCCTTGCAGGCGGAGGGCTTCGCTACGCTGCTGTTCAAGACCCGCACCGACTACTCGATGGACGAGCAATTGCTGGCCTATATGCGCGGCTTCAATCCCGACTCGGTGATTGCCTTCGTCGAAAACGTCAAACCCAAGACGCTGACCCGGTTCCTCGACCGGGCGGTGCCCATCTATGTCGACTATCCGCTGGCGGGCGAGGCCGAGGCCCCCGAGAGCGGCCCGCTGTTCGATCGCCTCAATATCCTCCAGCACGACGGCATCGACCAGGCAGTGGCGCTGCTGCAGGGCTATGGCGTCCGGCGCATCGCCTATCTCTCCGGCCTCGACAAGTCCCGCGCCAGCATTGCCCGCGAGACCACGCTGCGCCAGGTGATGGCCGAGCGGGGCATGGCGGCGCCCATCGTCATTCAGGGCGATTTTGGCTATGACGCGGCTTTCCAGTCCACGATCGACCTTTTCCGGGTCGGCGAGGGCGCCGACGCCATTTTTGCCGCCAATGACGTCAGCGCCTTCGGGGCTCTCGATGCGCTCAAGCATGAACTGAACCTGCGCGTACCCCAGGATGTCAGCGTGGTCGGCTTCGACGACATCGCCCAGTCGCACTGGAAAAGCTACAACCTGACCACGGTGAAATTCGACCTCGAGGCGCGCGTGCGCGCATTGGTGCGTCTGATCCTGCGACGCTTGAACAACCCACAGGCGCCCGGCCTCGAAGAGACCCTCAACACCCGCCTTGTCGTGCGCGGCACGGTCGGCTGA
- a CDS encoding DUF5054 domain-containing protein, which produces MTKNTIHLVFKTHLDIGFTDHAARVRQQYHEQFIPQAIATGAHFFNENPQAPAFVWTTGAWLIWDHLNSQGPERVRALEQAIERGLIGWHGLPFTTHTELMTPAIFRAGLSYAAELDQRFGKTTIAAKMTDVPGHTLGMVPLLAQAGIRFLHLGVNTASPVPDVPPIFRWRAPSGEEVVVMYQGSYGATDFPAGADIGLSFAHTNDNIGPQSVGQTVEALRHLQHQFPDSDIKASTLDAFGAEMWARREAFPVVTSEIGDSWIHGTASDPEKLAQFRSLSRLYDGWAGALTPERLAFGRELAMVAEHTWGVDIKTYLRDEQAWDRADFEVARRSDYRFAYAEQSWREQRAYLTAAVDCLAPADRLLARMALEALEPGKSPALVPGTQIQNGGWQADLDAQSSDIVRITAPDGRVLEGAAGSLLGYRHESYDWDELQTHLDSYLQHRQDWAILDHDKPGLAGAKTARTGHFQPLHRGISTDASTAGAEMPEDAAALLGAPAAVEIGIRGLDADRVEIRLVLRAKPANRMPEAGFLTFTPRNAGPWSLQKLGLWNAGDNIARRGGGQLQGVEAARAGALTIMPVDSALVAPAGTLFMPFQPEVPDFSEGLRFCLYNNKWGTNFPMWWEGSIAFRFVVTLGS; this is translated from the coding sequence ATGACCAAAAACACCATTCATCTCGTCTTCAAGACGCATCTCGATATCGGCTTCACCGACCACGCAGCGCGCGTGCGGCAGCAATATCACGAGCAGTTCATCCCCCAGGCCATTGCCACGGGAGCCCATTTTTTCAACGAGAACCCGCAGGCGCCCGCTTTCGTCTGGACCACCGGGGCCTGGCTGATATGGGACCACCTCAATTCGCAGGGGCCCGAGCGGGTCCGGGCGCTGGAACAGGCGATCGAACGCGGCCTGATCGGCTGGCATGGCCTGCCTTTCACCACCCATACCGAACTGATGACCCCGGCCATTTTCCGGGCCGGCCTCTCCTATGCTGCCGAACTCGACCAGCGTTTCGGCAAGACCACCATCGCGGCCAAGATGACGGATGTGCCGGGGCACACGCTGGGCATGGTGCCGCTACTGGCCCAGGCGGGCATTCGCTTCCTGCATCTGGGCGTCAACACGGCCAGCCCCGTACCCGACGTGCCGCCGATCTTCCGCTGGCGGGCACCCTCGGGCGAGGAAGTGGTGGTCATGTACCAGGGCTCATATGGCGCCACCGACTTTCCGGCAGGTGCCGATATCGGCCTCAGCTTCGCGCATACCAATGACAATATCGGCCCGCAAAGCGTGGGGCAGACGGTCGAGGCGCTGCGCCATCTGCAGCACCAGTTTCCGGACAGCGACATCAAGGCCTCGACGCTGGACGCGTTCGGGGCCGAGATGTGGGCGCGCCGTGAGGCATTCCCTGTCGTCACCAGCGAAATCGGCGACAGCTGGATTCACGGCACGGCCAGCGATCCAGAGAAGCTGGCGCAGTTCCGGTCCTTGTCGCGCCTCTATGATGGCTGGGCCGGGGCCCTGACGCCGGAGCGGCTGGCCTTCGGACGTGAGTTGGCCATGGTGGCCGAGCATACCTGGGGCGTCGACATCAAGACCTATCTCCGCGACGAGCAGGCTTGGGATCGCGCCGATTTCGAGGTGGCGCGACGCAGCGATTATCGCTTCGCCTATGCCGAGCAATCCTGGCGCGAACAGCGCGCCTATCTCACCGCGGCGGTGGATTGCCTGGCCCCGGCCGATCGGCTTCTGGCCAGGATGGCGCTGGAAGCGCTGGAGCCGGGGAAGTCCCCGGCACTGGTGCCGGGCACGCAGATCCAGAACGGGGGGTGGCAAGCCGACCTCGATGCGCAAAGTAGCGATATTGTCCGCATCACCGCCCCGGACGGACGCGTTCTCGAGGGGGCGGCGGGAAGCCTGTTGGGCTACCGGCATGAAAGTTACGACTGGGACGAATTGCAGACCCATCTCGACAGCTATCTGCAACACCGGCAGGACTGGGCCATTCTCGATCACGACAAGCCGGGGCTTGCTGGGGCGAAGACTGCGCGCACCGGCCATTTCCAGCCCCTCCATCGCGGCATTTCCACCGACGCCAGCACGGCAGGCGCAGAGATGCCGGAAGACGCGGCCGCCCTGCTCGGGGCCCCCGCCGCCGTCGAGATTGGCATCCGGGGCCTCGATGCCGATCGCGTCGAAATCCGCCTGGTCCTGCGGGCCAAACCCGCCAATCGCATGCCGGAGGCCGGCTTCCTGACGTTCACGCCGCGCAATGCCGGACCCTGGTCATTGCAGAAACTGGGGCTCTGGAATGCCGGCGACAACATCGCGCGCCGCGGCGGTGGTCAATTGCAGGGCGTGGAGGCGGCCCGCGCCGGCGCCTTGACCATCATGCCGGTCGACAGCGCGCTCGTTGCCCCCGCCGGCACACTCTTCATGCCGTTTCAGCCCGAGGTGCCGGACTTCAGCGAAGGGCTGCGCTTCTGCCTCTACAACAACAAATGGGGCACCAACTTCCCCATGTGGTGGGAGGGCAGCATCGCCTTCCGGTTCGTCGTGACGCTCGGGTCATAG